The proteins below are encoded in one region of Chrysemys picta bellii isolate R12L10 chromosome 4, ASM1138683v2, whole genome shotgun sequence:
- the HCFC1R1 gene encoding host cell factor C1 regulator 1, which translates to MGWSRRPWLGSPRCTAPTPDWRQEVPHRMPWAARDQGLVSFTGAALPCTHQPPHTASLVLKRHLEKEEQQPGPKQFLSEEKMAARFNTLSLENDHAYSGNGFPTRGLAPDPAWAQWVEDYARCRQPEQRLPLAGGSEDASGAEAEGGSVVLEGEFSMADCTPLGLVGPGPLQYMSPSAELVLWTPPGSRVPHSIRTLMLPPSPLAAPLLLPPGRGQGARAEEMEL; encoded by the exons ATGGGCTGGAGCCGCCGCCCATGGCTGGGCTCCCCCCGCTGCACGGCCCCAACCCCTGACTGGAGGCAGGAGGTGCCCCACAGAATGCCCTGGGCTGCTCGGGATCAGGGGCTGGTCAGCTTCACGGGCGCGGCCCTGCCATG cacccaccagccaccccaCACAGCATCGCTGGTCCTCAAACGCCACCTGGAGAAGGAGGAGCA GCAGCCCGGCCCAAAGCAGTTCCTGTCGGAGGAGAAGATGGCGGCCCGCTTCAACACGCTGAGCTTGGAGAACGACCACGCCTACAGCGGCAATGGCTTCCCCACCCGGGGCCTGGCCCCCGACCCTGCCTGGGCACAGTGGGTGGAGGATTACGCCCGCTGCCGGCAGCCGGAGCAGAG gctgcccctggCTGGAGGGAGCGAGGACGCCAGCGGGGCCGAGGCCGAGGGGGGCAGCGTGGTGCTGGAGGGGGAGTTCAGCATGGCAGACTGCACCCCCCTCGGCCTGGTGGGGCCGGGCCCCCTGCAGTACAT gagcccctcgGCAGAGCTGGTGCTGTGGacccccccggggagccgggTGCCCCACTCCATCCGCACCCTcatgctgccccccagccccctggctgCGCCCCTGTTGCTCCCCccgggccgggggcagggggcacggGCGGAGGAGATGGAGCTGTGA